A region from the Drosophila ananassae strain 14024-0371.13 chromosome 2L, ASM1763931v2, whole genome shotgun sequence genome encodes:
- the LOC6500416 gene encoding phagocyte signaling-impaired protein isoform X2, producing the protein MYYLGRTTAAMDKIVELYQHAVKQNPGNEELLAHLFISHVRVEDYKAQQAVALQLYKAQPKNAYYFWSVISVVFQGIRGPESAIPEKRKIYLGLAQRMVDKHIKEGKMETEQEAFLYLHILKLQSKFQEAWEFLTGELCGKLYPGAPVSMKFELLKELGNWRELNELLMQLLDADRDRWDYYKEYIQSSFELLKLSTKEQENGENDSLARCQQFLQRIIESSERKRRGPYLARLELHKRMREEQLPAEQLIGDFDELVIEYFQLFGDKSCCTHDIALFLPSISMKQRQALANKLLLESGVTSSELPQNKEQMQKHICALQISRMCGSHEELSADHLLAFYTALKLHYEHGRCSFGKQLLATEMGPSDPYALLAANVMYDLSRRENKSDHLFEALCLLQYVLRNSTSNFHVKLLSLKIYHLFGCQVGAQEMYEYLDIKQIQLDSMGYVHCQLLPLAGRFSGSRSVYDATLKFFTNSYKERLEYIALTYRFCTFSKMEEFMNFKERLTNSLQYVACSVEAQICDLVSCYGNVQQNLSTYSAMSIEPAEDRIAWHELSDNRDLEAIIRWDPLHQVDSAEERKESFDQEVEVLQVRSLMLRLLASFLDLYHGSTGKDVPPEAENATLELLRESWNGLFQRLRLMNYKPLPQKFLVNLLPTRLLLLLDLPYERFFDDLAQLVLDLHSGSARLVDQCKRVGDHVVEIMELCVQTISQSNECNGLDGLWKRREKQQRVSACLEMLSLYAFLLSVLNDKLQVSSKTKTKKRATGGKENGPQPISEKERSQMVHELMRQLKHKLEACDASIRNWKAPVLPRDLSSFMSDMSLKPEVEATLIGDVSATFKDSHELMVTELRNLLKDKIRMVAK; encoded by the exons TCAGCCCAAGAACGCATACTACTTTTGGTCGGTAATCAGTGTGGTCTTCCAAGGCATACGGGGGCCGGAATCGGCGATTCcggagaagaggaaaatcTATTTGGGTCTGGCGCAGCGCATGGTCGACAAGCACATCAAGGAAGGAAAAATGGAGACTGAGCAAGAGGCCTTCCTTTACCTTCACATCCTGAAGCTGCAGAGCAAGTTCCAGGAGGCGTGGGAGTTCCTCACCGGTGAGTTATGCGGCAAGCTCTACCCCGGTGCTCCTGTCAGCATGAAGTTCGAGCTCCTCAAAGAGCTGGGAAACTGGAGGGAACTGAATGAACTTCTTATGCAACTACTCGATGCAGA tCGCGATCGCTGGGACTACTACAAGGAGTATATTCAAAGCTCATTTGAATTGCTTAAACTCTCGACCAAGGAGCAGGAAAACGGTGAAAACGATTCGTTGGCTAGATGTCAACAGTTCCTGCAGCGCATTATCGAGTCTTCGGAGCGAAAGAGAAGAGGTCCCTATTTGGCTAGATTGGAATTACACAAACGCATGCGGGAGGAACAGCTACCGGCGGAGCAATTGATTGGCGATTTCGATGAACTGGTCATTGAGTACTTCCAGCTGTTTGGCGACAAATCGTGCTGCACCCACGACATCGCGTTGTTCTTGCCTTCCATCAGCATGAAGCAGCGTCAAGCGCTGGCCAATAAATTACTGTTGGAGAGCGGTGTCACCTCCAGTGAGTTACCGCAGAAT AAGGAGCAAATGCAGAAGCACATATGTGCCCTGCAAATTTCGAGGATGTGTGGTTCTCATGAGGAGCTATCTGCTGATCACCTGCTGGCCTTCTACACCGCCCTGAAACTGCACTACGAACATGGTCGTTGCTCGTTCGGCAAACAGTTGTTGGCCACCGAGATGGGACCTTCTGATCCGTACGCTCTACTGGCGGCCAACGTAATGTATGACCTCAGCCGTCGAGAAAACAAGTCGGATCATCTATTTGAAGCATTGTGCCTGTTGCAGTACGTTCTGAGGAACAGTACCAGCAACTTTCACGTTAAACTGCTCAGCCTGAAAATCTACCATCTGTTCGGTTGCCAGGTGGGGGCGCAGGAGATGTACGAGTACCTGGACATCAAGCAGATACAGTTAGACTCGATGGGATATGTACACTGCCAGCTTTTGCCTTTGGCCGGAAGATTCTCTGGCAGCAGGAGCGTTTATGATGCAACGTTGAAGTTTTTTACCAACAGCTACAAGGAACGCCTGGAGTATATTGCCTTGACCTACAGGTTCTGCACTTTCTCGAAGATGGAGGAGTTCATGAACTTTAAGGAGCGACTAACTAATAGTCTTCAGTATGTCGCCTGTTCGGTCGAAGCGCAGATCTGCGATTTGGTCAGCTGCTACGGAAATGTCCAGCAAAATCTTAGTACTTATTCCGCGATGAGCATCGAACCAGCGGAGGATCGGATAGCCTGGCACGAACTGAGCGATAATCGGGACTTGGAGGCTATCATACGTTGGGATCCGTTGCACCAGGTAGATTCAGCAGAAGAGCGCAAAGAGTCCTTTGACCAGGAGGTAGAGGTTCTCCAAGTGCGTTCGCTGATGTTACGCCTGTTGGCCTCCTTTCTAGATTTGTATCACGGAAGCACTGGAAAAGATGTACCTCCTGAGGCGGAGAATGCCACGCTGGAACTTCTGCGCGAATCCTGGAACGGACTTTTCCAGCGATTGCGACTGATGAACTACAAGCCTCTACCTCAGAAGTTTTTAGTCAATTTACTTCCAACGCGCTTGCTCCTGCTGCTCGATCTTCCATATGAGCGCTTCTTCGACGACCTGGCTCAATTGGTGCTTGACTTACACAGTGGATCCGCCCGATTAGTTGACCAGTGTAAGCGGGTGGGCGATCATGTTGTTGAAATCATGGAGCTCTGCGTGCAAACCATCAGCCAGAGCAATGAATGCAACGGCTTGGATGGGCTGTGGAAGCGCCGGGAAAAACAGCAAAGGGTGTCCGCTTGTCTGGAG ATGCTGTCCTTGTATGCCTTTTTGCTGTCCGTGCTGAACGACAAGCTCCAAGTGAGCTCCAAGACCAAGACCAAGAAGAGAGCAACTGGCGGAAAAGAGAATGGCCCGCAGCCCATTAGCGAAAAGGAGCGAAGTCAAATGGTTCATGAGCTGATGCGACAGCTTAAACACAAGTTGGAAGCCTGCGATGCATCTATAC GAAACTGGAAGGCGCCTGTTCTACCCCGCGACCTTAGCTCCTTCATGTCAGACATGTCGCTAAAACCGGAGGTGGAGGCCACGCTAATCGGCGATGTCTCGGCCACGTTTAAGGATTCCCACGAGCTGATGGTCACCGAACTGAGAAATTTGCTGAAGGACAAGATCCGTATGGTGGCCAAGTAG